In Cydia fagiglandana chromosome 3, ilCydFagi1.1, whole genome shotgun sequence, the following are encoded in one genomic region:
- the LOC134679886 gene encoding uncharacterized protein LOC134679886: MTNFVGNIGVFDHKVQEWDVFYGRLSQFIKLNKIPVDNKSAVLLTHLSDESYRLVRNLVHPTKLEEKSFDELVTVLSGHFTPKRSTFADRAKFFGATKSGSESSQDWAARLRGLAVNCEFGTELDTLLRDRFVLGFNMGPERDRLFESDSKTLTLSKALEIAQQAACARQARTVVVKEEPVYRAQARTGRRGAGAGAGGGASGCKDDDVAGTRCAVCGMKNHDAAKCRFRNYKCQNCGQKGHLKKVCGNNKSKIHSIGAESLEEDECENCKECQMFQMRFPN, encoded by the coding sequence ATGACTAATTTCGTCGGAAATATAGGAGTTTTTGATCATAAAGTGCAAGAATGGGACGTTTTTTACGGAAGGTTATCGCAGTTTATAAAACTTAACAAGATTCCGGTAGACAATAAGAGTGCAGTGTTACTAACTCATTTATCGGATGAGTCATACCGTCTTGTACGGAATCTTGTGCATCCAACCAAACTGGAAGAAAAGTCTTTTGACGAGCTAGTTACAGTACTCAGTGGGCATTTCACGCCGAAACGATCGACTTTCGCGGATAGGGCCAAGTTTTTTGGAGCAACTAAGTCCGGCTCAGAAAGCAGTCAGGATTGGGCAGCGCGGCTACGAGGCTTAGCCGTCAACTGCGAGTTTGGTACGGAATTGGACACCTTATTACGAGACCGTTTCGTACTAGGCTTCAATATGGGACCGGAACGCGATCGTCTATTCGAGAGTGATTCGAAGACGTTGACGCTGTCTAAAGCATTAGAAATAGCACAGCAGGCGGCGTGCGCGAGACAAGCGCGCACGGTGGTCGTCAAGGAGGAGCCGGTGTACCGCGCGCAGGCGCGCACGGGGCGCCGAGGCGCCGGCGCGGGCGCCGGTGGCGGCGCGAGCGGCTGCAAGGATGACGACGTCGCCGGGACGCGGTGTGCCGTGTGCGGGATGAAGAACCACGACGCGGCGAAGTGCAGATTTCGAAACTACAAGTGCCAAAATTGCGGTCAGAAGGGGCATCTTAAAAAAGTTTGTGGAAATAACAAGTCGAAAATCCATAGTATTGGTGCTGAGTCGTTAGAAGAAGATGAGTGTGAGAACTGTAAAGAGTGCCAAATGTTTCAAATGAG